The Leclercia sp. S52 genome has a segment encoding these proteins:
- a CDS encoding sugar phosphate isomerase/epimerase, with amino-acid sequence MRTIKGPGIFLSQFIGGQPPFNTLDGLAGWAAEKGYKALQIPCNHKAIFDVELAAESQTYCDEISGKLANHGLVISELSTHLEGQLIAVNPAYDEAFDNFAPQAVRGNAAARQAWATDIVTKAAVASARLGLTAHATFSGSLAWPFMYPWPPHNEARFQEAFSELARRWRPILDAFDEQGVNLCYEIHPGEDLHDGVTFERFLALVDNHPRCNILYDPSHLLLQQMDYLTFIDHYHTRIKAFHVKDAEYRPNGRSGVYGGYQSWINRAGRFRSPGDGQIDFKGIFSKLTQYDYDGWAVLEWECCLKDGDTGAREGREFISRHIIPVSDRAFDDFAAGELHD; translated from the coding sequence ATGAGGACGATTAAAGGCCCGGGAATTTTTCTGTCGCAGTTTATCGGCGGGCAACCGCCGTTTAACACCCTCGACGGGCTGGCAGGCTGGGCAGCGGAAAAGGGCTACAAAGCGCTGCAAATTCCCTGCAATCATAAGGCAATTTTTGACGTGGAGCTGGCGGCAGAGAGCCAGACCTACTGCGACGAAATTAGCGGTAAGCTGGCGAATCACGGGCTGGTCATCAGCGAGCTCTCCACCCATCTGGAGGGGCAGCTGATCGCCGTTAACCCGGCGTACGACGAGGCGTTCGATAACTTCGCTCCGCAGGCGGTGCGCGGCAACGCGGCCGCCCGCCAGGCGTGGGCTACCGATATCGTCACAAAGGCGGCGGTGGCCTCGGCCCGGCTCGGGTTAACCGCCCACGCTACCTTCTCGGGATCGCTGGCCTGGCCGTTTATGTACCCCTGGCCGCCGCATAACGAGGCGCGTTTCCAGGAGGCGTTCAGCGAGCTGGCCCGCCGCTGGCGGCCGATTCTGGATGCCTTCGACGAGCAGGGGGTGAACCTCTGCTATGAGATCCATCCGGGTGAAGATCTGCACGATGGCGTCACCTTCGAGCGTTTTCTGGCGCTGGTGGACAACCATCCGCGCTGCAATATTCTCTACGATCCAAGCCACCTGCTGTTACAGCAGATGGATTACCTGACCTTTATCGACCACTACCACACCCGCATCAAGGCGTTTCACGTCAAGGATGCCGAGTACCGCCCGAACGGGCGCAGCGGGGTGTATGGCGGGTATCAGAGCTGGATCAACCGCGCCGGGCGCTTCCGCTCCCCGGGCGACGGGCAGATCGACTTTAAGGGTATTTTCAGCAAGCTGACCCAGTACGACTATGACGGCTGGGCGGTGCTGGAGTGGGAATGTTGCCTGAAAGACGGCGACACCGGGGCGCGGGAAGGGCGCGAGTTTATCTCCCGCCATATTATTCCGGTTTCCGATCGGGCGTTTGACGATTTCGCCGCGGGAGAACTTCATGATTAA
- a CDS encoding Gfo/Idh/MocA family oxidoreductase, whose protein sequence is MINVGIIGSGFIGPAHIEALRRLGFVQVVALCDGSLAQAQEKARALNIPHAYGSVDELLAHPGLHVVHNCTPNHLHAEINRQILRAGKHVFSEKPLCMTPDEARELVALAEQAGVVHGVSFVYRQFAMVRQAASMVEAGSLGRLFAAHGSYLQDWMLLETDYNWRVDATLGGASRAVADIGSHWCDTIQFLTGRRITGVMADLSIVWPTRKANMAGNQTFSQAGDAVYEDKPVTTEDFGSVLFRFDDGSKGSFTVSQVSAGRKNRLSLEVNGSEGSVAWDQEVPQQLWVGHRAQANQILTDDPCLMNRDVADSAHFPGGHIEGWPDAFKNMMAQFYRAVQAGAMPEKPLFATFHDGANVMYIIDAIVKSHQQQRWVSVAQ, encoded by the coding sequence ATGATTAACGTCGGCATTATCGGCAGCGGTTTTATCGGCCCGGCGCACATCGAAGCCCTGCGCCGTCTCGGCTTTGTGCAGGTCGTCGCCCTGTGTGACGGCTCGCTGGCCCAGGCGCAGGAGAAAGCCCGGGCGCTGAACATTCCCCACGCTTACGGCAGCGTGGACGAACTGCTGGCGCACCCGGGTCTACACGTGGTGCACAACTGCACGCCCAACCATCTGCATGCTGAGATCAACCGCCAGATCCTGCGCGCCGGAAAGCATGTCTTCTCTGAAAAACCGCTGTGCATGACCCCGGACGAGGCGCGGGAGCTGGTGGCCCTGGCGGAGCAGGCGGGGGTGGTGCACGGTGTGAGCTTTGTCTATCGCCAGTTTGCGATGGTGCGCCAGGCGGCGAGCATGGTGGAAGCCGGCTCGCTCGGACGGCTGTTTGCCGCCCACGGTAGCTATCTGCAGGACTGGATGCTGCTGGAAACCGACTACAACTGGCGGGTCGACGCGACGCTCGGCGGGGCATCCCGGGCAGTAGCGGATATCGGTTCCCACTGGTGCGACACTATCCAGTTCCTGACCGGGCGGCGCATCACCGGGGTGATGGCCGATCTGTCGATAGTCTGGCCGACCCGCAAGGCCAACATGGCCGGGAACCAGACCTTCAGCCAGGCGGGCGACGCGGTTTATGAAGATAAACCCGTCACCACCGAGGATTTTGGCTCGGTGCTGTTCCGCTTCGACGATGGCAGCAAAGGCAGCTTTACCGTCTCGCAGGTGAGCGCCGGGCGCAAAAACCGCCTCAGCCTTGAGGTCAACGGCAGCGAAGGCTCGGTGGCCTGGGATCAGGAGGTGCCCCAGCAGCTGTGGGTCGGCCATCGCGCACAGGCCAATCAGATCCTGACGGACGATCCTTGCCTGATGAACCGCGACGTGGCCGACAGCGCCCACTTCCCGGGCGGCCACATCGAGGGCTGGCCGGACGCCTTTAAGAACATGATGGCGCAGTTTTATCGCGCGGTGCAGGCGGGGGCCATGCCGGAAAAACCGCTGTTTGCCACCTTCCATGACGGGGCGAACGTGATGTATATCATTGACGCGATAGTGAAAAGCCATCAGCAGCAGCGCTGGGTCAGCGTCGCGCAGTAA
- a CDS encoding mechanosensitive ion channel domain-containing protein produces MQEFISLVEETGIEINHTTSLVIIFGIIFLTALIIHFILHKVVLRAFEKRARANSHLWLQIITENKLFHRLAFTLQGIIVNVQAVLWLQKGSDAAEILTTCAKLWVMVYALLAFFSLLDVIFNLSQKMATASQLPLKGIFQGIKLVSAILVGILIISLLIGQSPAILISGLGAMAAVLMLVFKDPILGLVAGIQLSANDMLKLGDWLEMPKYGANGTVTDIGLTTVKVRNFDNTITTIPTWALVSDAFINWSGMSASGGRRIKRSLNIDTTSIHFLDEQEQQQLIQAKLLKPYMATRHEEITLWNQENGEGESVLNMRRMTNIGTFRAYLNEYLRNHPRIRQDMTLMVRQLAPDANGLPIEIYAFTNTVIWAEYEAIQADIFDHIFAVIDEFGLRIHQTPTGNDIRSLAGVLGK; encoded by the coding sequence ATGCAGGAGTTCATTTCCCTGGTCGAAGAGACCGGCATTGAAATAAATCACACCACCTCTTTAGTCATCATTTTTGGCATTATTTTTCTTACCGCCCTGATTATTCATTTTATTCTGCACAAAGTGGTGCTGCGGGCGTTCGAGAAACGCGCCCGGGCCAACAGCCATTTATGGCTGCAAATCATCACCGAGAATAAGTTATTTCACCGTCTGGCCTTTACCCTGCAGGGGATAATCGTCAACGTTCAGGCGGTATTGTGGCTGCAAAAAGGCAGCGACGCGGCGGAAATACTCACCACCTGCGCGAAGCTGTGGGTAATGGTTTACGCCCTGCTGGCGTTCTTCTCGCTGCTGGACGTGATTTTCAATCTGTCGCAGAAAATGGCCACCGCCTCGCAGCTGCCGCTGAAAGGCATCTTCCAGGGCATCAAGCTGGTGAGCGCCATTCTGGTGGGTATCCTGATTATTTCCCTGCTGATCGGCCAGTCCCCCGCCATTCTGATTAGCGGTCTGGGCGCGATGGCCGCGGTATTAATGCTGGTGTTCAAAGACCCAATTTTAGGCCTGGTGGCAGGCATTCAGCTCTCGGCCAACGATATGCTCAAGCTCGGCGACTGGCTGGAGATGCCGAAATACGGCGCTAACGGCACGGTGACCGATATCGGCCTGACCACCGTCAAGGTGCGCAATTTCGATAACACCATCACCACCATTCCGACCTGGGCGCTGGTCTCCGACGCCTTTATCAACTGGAGCGGAATGTCGGCCTCCGGCGGGCGGCGGATTAAGCGCAGCCTGAATATTGATACCACCAGCATCCATTTTCTCGACGAGCAGGAGCAGCAGCAGCTGATTCAGGCGAAGCTGCTCAAGCCCTATATGGCCACGCGCCACGAGGAAATTACGCTGTGGAATCAGGAAAATGGCGAAGGCGAGTCGGTGCTGAATATGCGCAGGATGACCAATATTGGCACCTTCCGCGCCTACCTGAATGAATATCTGCGCAACCATCCGCGTATTCGTCAGGATATGACCCTGATGGTGCGGCAATTAGCGCCGGACGCCAACGGTCTGCCAATTGAAATATATGCGTTTACCAACACCGTGATCTGGGCGGAATATGAGGCGATTCAGGCCGATATTTTCGACCATATTTTCGCGGTGATCGATGAATTTGGTCTGCGCATTCACCAGACGCCGACCGGGAACGATATTCGCTCCCTGGCGGGCGTACTGGGGAAATAA
- a CDS encoding MFS transporter yields the protein MNTSVVSPGRAGLILLLTGQMLPLIDTSITNVALDSITHSLHATATELELIVALYGVAFAVCLALGSKLGDNLGRRRLFMWGVASFGLASLLCGMAGNIEQLLAARIVQGAGAALIVPQILATLHVTLKGTAHAKAISLFGGIGGIAFIVGQMGGGWLVSADIAGLGWRNAFFINVPICLLVLALSRRYVPETRRDTPSRIDWPGTALLAAILCCLLFPMALGPQWHWSWPLQAALIAIVPLAWLMALNARKKEREGAHPLIPPRLMQLGSIRFGVLIALLFFSVWSGFMFCMALTMQTGLGMAPWQSGNSFIALGVTYFVSAWFAPRLIARYSTSTILLSGLAIQITGLLALIVTFRIWGLENTALTLAPATGLVGYGQALIVNSFYRIGMRDIQPDDAGAASAILSTLQQAALGLGPAIFGAILLHALHSHHGDYAEAINVFLMVETVMMIVLALATLRLRHRLSLPVVKACQAVK from the coding sequence ATGAATACGTCAGTTGTTTCACCGGGCCGGGCAGGCCTGATATTGCTGTTAACCGGCCAGATGCTGCCGCTGATTGATACCTCAATCACCAACGTGGCGCTGGACTCCATCACCCACTCGCTGCACGCCACCGCCACCGAGCTGGAGCTGATTGTCGCCCTTTACGGCGTGGCCTTTGCCGTCTGCCTGGCGCTCGGCAGCAAGCTGGGGGATAACCTCGGCCGTCGTCGCCTGTTTATGTGGGGCGTGGCGAGCTTTGGCCTGGCCTCGCTGCTGTGCGGCATGGCGGGCAATATTGAGCAGCTGCTGGCCGCGCGCATCGTTCAGGGCGCAGGCGCGGCGCTGATCGTGCCGCAAATTCTTGCCACCCTGCACGTGACGCTGAAAGGCACCGCCCACGCCAAAGCCATCAGCCTGTTTGGCGGCATCGGCGGCATTGCGTTTATCGTCGGGCAGATGGGCGGCGGCTGGCTGGTGTCGGCGGATATCGCCGGGCTGGGCTGGCGCAACGCCTTCTTTATCAACGTGCCGATCTGCCTGCTGGTGCTGGCCCTGAGCCGTCGCTACGTGCCGGAGACCCGCCGCGACACGCCGTCGCGCATTGACTGGCCGGGTACCGCGCTGCTGGCAGCAATCCTCTGCTGCCTGCTGTTCCCGATGGCACTGGGGCCGCAGTGGCACTGGTCCTGGCCGCTGCAGGCCGCCCTGATCGCCATTGTCCCGCTGGCCTGGTTAATGGCGCTGAATGCACGTAAAAAAGAGCGCGAAGGGGCTCACCCGCTGATCCCGCCGCGTCTGATGCAGCTCGGCAGTATCCGCTTCGGCGTGCTGATTGCGTTGCTCTTTTTCAGCGTCTGGTCCGGGTTTATGTTCTGCATGGCGCTGACCATGCAGACCGGTCTGGGGATGGCGCCGTGGCAGTCCGGCAACAGCTTTATCGCCCTCGGGGTGACCTATTTCGTCTCGGCGTGGTTTGCCCCGCGGCTGATTGCCCGCTACAGCACCAGCACGATTTTACTGTCCGGGCTGGCGATCCAGATAACCGGCCTGCTGGCGCTGATCGTCACCTTCCGCATCTGGGGACTGGAGAACACCGCCCTGACCCTCGCCCCGGCCACCGGGCTGGTGGGCTACGGCCAGGCGCTGATAGTGAACAGCTTCTACCGCATCGGGATGCGCGATATTCAGCCCGACGACGCCGGGGCCGCCAGCGCCATTCTCAGCACCCTGCAACAAGCGGCGCTCGGTCTTGGCCCGGCCATCTTCGGTGCGATTTTGCTCCACGCCCTGCACAGCCATCACGGGGATTACGCAGAGGCAATTAACGTCTTCCTGATGGTGGAAACCGTCATGATGATCGTCCTGGCGTTGGCCACCCTGCGACTGCGTCATCGTCTGAGCCTGCCGGTGGTGAAGGCCTGTCAGGCGGTAAAATAG